The sequence TGAGGTTACTCGAAAGTTGAGTCGGAGTAACAGCGCTAAACGGTGCTTGTTGAATTGGCGAACATAGGCTGCCTATGGGATCTTAATCAGAGTCATATCTCCAAGTTGCACAGGTGATGGTAGATTTTCCACGCAAGGCAAGGAGCCAGAGCCAAGAGCATTGGAAAAGGAGCACCTTGCTTGCAGTTGATCAGCACCTAGGACCATCGACCCATGAATAACAAACCCTCCCTCTTCTTGAAACTTGATTGGAGGGTTTTGAAGGGCCCTATTTAGGATCAGGTGTGGTTGCCAACGAGAAAAGTATCTCTTGCCCAATGATTTAAGTCTTCGTCATCCTCCTGATCTCGCTGATCGCTATCGTTGCTGCCATGGAGGCCTACTCATGGAGAAACACTAGAAGGACCCCGCATAACTCTTCAATTGCCAAGGGATGGTATTCTTTGGCTgggtttggtagtcattcagttctagaaatgacgtttcatgtcaaaaacagaatttttagattctgtgtcaaaattccattttaaaacaaaaaatggtgtttagtgaacctgtttcaagaacgattaccctagttgttcactattttttctttttgtatttgaAACGAAACCGAAATGATTGAACAAGGTTTCGTCGTTCCATTATTTTGTGTTtctcgccttttttttttcccttttagttcccaaaaaattaaaaaataccaagttgatatcaaacgctttattctgtttttctaAATGACTACCAAAAGCAGCCTTTGTCTTCTTTTAAAGGATAGAAATGCtattaaatatttaattaaaaatttttatgCAATCTAATATATTATATCATTTGGTCCACATCACTACAACTCCGTGTTATTTGAATGTTTCTAAATATTAAATTGACTAGTATCTTTTTGTCCATCTTATAATATGAATGACCTTGATTCATGACAAAAATTAATGGGAGAAGATTTCTAGGTGGTCCTATCTAGAGAGTTATTCAAGCTGACCTTGTTTTTGTTGCGTGGCATgtaatcaaatgattttaatttGTGCACTATGACCTCAAGCTCCCTTgttcatatgtcaaattttgatCGAATTGAAATTTTCTGAATGTTAAAATAAAGgattaataaaaattcaaaactaaaaaaaaagaaaaaaaagtgactATACAAggatctttttatttatttatttatttattttttgagggatggtgaaaggaaaagaaaattaactaTTTCACATTGTCGTTTACAGACTTGTTAGTTTTATCAATCACTTCTTTACAAGCTAGTCTAGTAGTTGCCGATATTTTCATATCATCCTTACAGAGTACATAAAACTTTAAGGCATttcataaataataaaacattaaataacTCAAGAGGCCATCCATTTTGAGATCCCTGCATCGATCAATTGCAAATATCAGAGGTTGCTTATCAACACTTCTATTTTCCTATATTGCCGAAACCTGCGGCAGTCCTTGCAAGATCCCtcgggcttgaggtgccaacattTGCCTGTAAACTACAATGAAATAAAGAATTAAAGAGAACTACAATGGTCCATCCACTATGATAATTAACTAAATAGCACTCACATATGAAATAAGATAATCCTCAATAGATAGAGCTTGATATTCAATGAGAGGCATGGATACCCAGTGGGTCTAGCTATATGTCTGCTATGAAGATTTTGGTAGGACTTGATGACATTGACTTTAGACTCTGTCCATTTCCTCACGGTTCTTATGTCATTTTTCCCTTGCAAAAACCTATTTCTTCATAGTCAAAAGATGCTTtctataagagagagagagagagagagagagagagagagagagagagagagagagcgagcgaGCTTGACCATGGAAAACCCATTTTATATTTCATCCAAGTGAAAAGAGGAGAGATACTTTGTATCACAGATGAGAAAGGCAAGGAACAGCCATCTTTCTCTCGTGGCTTGTCAGGCAGAAACAGTATGAGGAGTGCCAGCATGACGCAATAAGCTGACACTTTCATTCTTTGGTGCAATCGACATGGAGACAaagtcaaattaaaaaaaaaaaaaagaaaaaaaagacattgaAACAAAGTCAGCTTATTGGGACCTCACATTTGTCGATTGTATGGAGATCTGCTGTTAACGCAAAGATGACAAACTAGTCATGCATATGAAGACAAACTGCAATGGGTTCCCAACTAAATTCCAAATTAGACAAAATTCCAATTTCTGTGAAAAAGATGATAAAAGGGTCGTCAACTCCCAACTACATAGTATTTTTCttgcatgatatatatatatatatatatatctcgaGTTTTTTTAAGATCATGATGAATAGGAATTCATTCATCACGATGTTTTAGATGGATGTGAATAATATCAGggattttgaaaatatactAAAACCCTATTAGAGTTTGTGAATCCCAGAATGATGAATGAACCGTTCGCTATGGGACGAAGAAAACCTTCTCTAATTATAAGATACTAAGATATTTAAGAGCTTCTTAAAATTTAATGGCTTTTCTAATCACAATTCATTGGATTGGTCCATTCTAAAAAACTAGATGGGATGTTGAACCAAAGGGATGTCTTGGTTCCTTTCTTATCAAATAAATGGAACCATTAATGGGGCTGAATGTtctttgtgcttttttttttctctagaaaTTCATATGTATGAAAagttgaaaagagaaaaatagagtaCAAAAAACACAGCGACAAAAATTAGCCACTGCGactagggaagaagggaagagactCTTAAAATAGATTATCCATCTTCGACATTGCCATTAACAGAAAATACTGACCAAGAGAGACCttccaaaagaaagagaaggaaaaactcAAACTACCAACGGCAAAATCTTGAACGATTGAGAGCATCCAGCTCAAACTCCATGGATATCAGAGCCGGCCAGCTATGAACGAGAGAAGATGTCTCAAACTTTGTGCTTGTTGAATATATgcaattcatccaaaaaaagatGTCTAGTTCTGGTTCAACCCAATTTGATGAATGATGGTCTGGGCTGATCTGTCTTACTAAAATTATCGACGAATTATCTATGGTCTACCCAAGACTATACTAATAAAATTGCTTTATCGAATACAATATATGGTCGAATAATATAGTTGAATTGTGGTATATACTCAAATAATATATTTGAATCGTCGGAATCAAAAGTATATTGcttcaattctttttttgaTAGTAAGTATATTACTTCAATTCACACCACATATAAATGTTTAGGCGATGaaatatctttttattttattaatttaaaagaaaaaagattccaGTATAGAGGCTTTAGAGAGTTTCCTTGACTTAACCAACTATCAAACAAAATGAACATCAATATCAGATTTGTGTATATACATTCCAAAATGGTGGttatatgcatatatattcAATAACACATAGATCTTcccctaaataaaaataaaatctcattttaatattttcccTTCATTTCTTAATTCAATAAATCAATATACCTAGGTTAACCATATTATATAAACATGCATCCCATTGCTGATTCACATCTGACTTCCTGATCATCATCTAACCTCCTAGTCCTATCTTGAGTTGTCATCCCTTCCAACAGATCCAATCATGTTGGCTCTATCACCTCCTCTTTATTCTTCAAATGGGTGGGCTTCAGAAGAACAAATGATAAGCCAGGACCAAAATACATGGACAGGCAAAGACCCTCTCTTGAATTACAATTTTGGAGAAACAGAAGGTTTGGGATCATCTTTCTCCCAATTCCCTTCATTGCAACCTCAAATGGAGTCCATTCCTTCTAGTGGTATCAGCAATGATCAAGCCTCAATCAAGAAATTGAACCACAACGCCAGCGAACGCGATCGCCGGAAGAAATTAAACAGTATTTATGCTTCTCTTAGAGCAACACTTCCTGGAATTGATCAAACGGTAACATAATCAACttctttatataaatatatatatatattttagggtAGGGATGGAAGTAGCCAAGTAGGTAATAGCCAAGATGTTCGAACTTCAGACCTCccggtgagcatgggatttttgcaaaccacagctcaccaacttctTTATATAATTGCTTTATGTTATGCTTTTGTTTCCAAACTTTCTAATGATTCATATTCAATTGGGTCATCACAGAGGCAATTAAGCATTCCAGCGACGATTTCTCGTGCTCTAAAATACATTCCTGAGCTGCAGAATCAAGTTGAGAAGCTGAAGCAAAGGAAACAAGAAATCTTATCTTGTGTCTAtaagaaaggaaatagaaaTGGAGTTGATAATCAAAGTAAAGGGGTTGTAAGAAAATCAATTCCAAGTGTTTCGGTTAGTCAAGTTGATGAAAAACAAGTTATGATTCAGATATGTGCATCTAAGAACATGAGAAATCCAATATCAGATATATTGCTTGATTTGGAGGAAGAGGGTCTTGAATTATTTAATGTTTCATCTACTGCCTCATCAGGGGAAGTGCAGTTTTACAATCTACATCTTCAGGTTTACTTTCTTTCACAACCTTTATATTGCTCCTTAATTTTAGctcaaatttcaattctttttattatgaataaaataattaattaaaagaataaagaaaacaaaattcgAAGGCATGGATACAAACCAAATTAGCAAGAAGCTAAGAGACACCACAAAACTTTAACCAagacaaaagaggaaaaaaaaaaaagaccaaatgATGAATCACAAATCAAGTTTTCCATTCCTTCAAACAAAGATAGTAAAAGACAAATCTTATGCATATGACTCCGTTTAATTTAAATATCATAGTCATCCAAATCATCATCTTTTCGATTCAACTTGTCTTACAATCCTTTTGTGAGGTATTTGCTTTTAGGTGAACTTGAACCTTCTAAGGTCTTGGTCAAATAAAGGAGACAAAACTCCTTTCTTATTGATCAGGTTCTTCTGCTAATAAAAAATGCACGttctattccatttttttggctCATGCCCAAACCTAACCTTGATCCTAGTCATTTTCTATCAGTCATGAGAGATTTTTCCTTGTTCAAACAGGAATGATCAAatcatccaaaataaataaataaataatcacatAGACGACAGGCATGTGGGGGTGGCGATTGACCCATAACACAACACACGCTTGACCCATTTGACACGATTTGTTTTTAATATTAGTATAGTTTATTTAATCAACTTttttgggtatatatatatatatatatatatatatatatgacaatgAAGAAATGTATAACTCCTTGTGATTTATGTATTTTGAGACATAGGCTTGAAACTAAGAATTTTCTCGAAATTTTTATATCTAAAACAACTCATGACATAAATTTATATGATCTAACATTACCGATTGATCTAAAGTTATAGAGATATTAGCATGATAAGTTGTCATGAGTCAAGTTTGTATTATATCAATTTCAAATACTATCAAATGTGTCAACCCTAAAACTATCCAGTTCTTAATTGATTCAAGGTACTCCAATCCTACCACAACCCATTTATTAACTGAAAAAGATTATCTCCAACACCAATGAAACAACAACCCTCTAATGACTCATCCAATGGGCTGCAAGGGCTTGGACATGCATTCTTAGGTGTTGACAGGTGTTGAGGTGAGTGTCTAAACCCTTCCAACCCTTGAATGATCGTTAGAGATCCACATCCTTTATTAATCGGTCACACTCTTTTCAACCTtttaagagagggagagggagagggagagaaaccAAAATGGTTTTTGAGTTGGTAATCTACATTCACTCTCCCCTCTCCCTACTTAACATTTTGATCTGCAATTAAAGCTCATTGAGATGGAATGTAATACTGATGTCTAATGGGATTTTGATTGAACAGGCGAAAGAAAATCAAAGTCTGAATTTCGAGCTGTTGAGTCAGAAGCTGCTATCAATGTGTGAGAGCAGGGAAGagttgttttgatgattttggCTACCGAGGATGGAGGAGATGACCTAACAACTAACGATACAGCGGTTTTGACTGAAGAAATCGGAGGACTATACATAAAAAATGAGATGATTGATTCATGGGATCTTTCACTCCTTGTACAACAATACCATATTCTTTATTCTCTCACCATGCGTGTTCATCTTTTAACTTTTGTAAATTCATTAGCTTCTTCAACCATACATAAATTCATGTAGTGGGGGAGGAGGATCTACATGCTGCCCACGTGTATGGGCATCTTCAACACCAAGTCAATGGTATAAGGGAAATAATGTCTCGTGATCTGCATATAAAGAGATCTATATGGTCATGGGATCTTTCACTCCTTGTACAACAATACCATATTCTTTATTCTCTATACATAAAAAAATGAGATGATTGATTCATGGGATCTTTCACTTCTTGTACAACAATACCATATTCTTTATTCTCTCACCATGCGTGTTCATCTTTTAACTTTTGTAAATTCATTAGCTTCTTCAACCATACATAAATTCATGTAGTGGGGGAGGGGGATCTACATGCTGCCCACGTGTATGGGCATCTTCAAAACCAAGTCCATGGTATAGGGGAAATAATGTCTCGTGAATTGTATTTAAAGAGATCTATATGgtcagggaggagagagagtgtcaaggaggagagagaatgttaaggagaagagagagtgtAAGTGAAATCGGTGCTTTCGGGGATGCCAACTCATAgtttctctgtttattggtggcctgcatctcttgtggcgatgatggagaaatggatgcgaaattttatttggacaggtgatgtagatacggttaaggctgtcacagtgaagtgggactctatgtgtaagcccaaggatgagggagggctgggccttaggagactgcgagattccaataaagcaatgctgtgcaaattgatttggaggatcaaaacggagaagacagcagcgttaacctttctcagagctcgattcctaaagaaggatggaagatccttcaaaaattgcaacacctccactatttttgcaggtctcaggaaaatgtggtcctttgtggatgacaaggagcgctggatcatagggaacggtcagcttgcaaatttctggaaggataaatggtggggtccaaaatcaattatggaacttctttcgctggatagtgaccatactctatctacgtcagcaaaggtgggggagtttatcataaatggagaatggcgtctacctgaggtagtatctcctatgcttaatgaaatttttggacagattaaaaagattgacattccgagtttgcagatggaggatttcagagtgtggtcgctagttccttcagggtatttctcctcaaggtcggcttgggaggctgttagagtgaaatccttgaaggtgaactggtcttctttgatttggcagaagaatcttcctccaagaTACTCCATTCTTGGATGGAGAGTGGTGCATGGTAGAATCCCAACGGACgacctggtttgccaaaaaggtgttcatctcccatccagatgcaacctgtgtggaaaggctgaagaaagtatggttcatatttttttacactgttcattctccatatcaatatggaagagttttttagatttttttggagtggcgtgggtaaatcatccaagcattcaatcattgttccagtggtggaagaggaaatctcaagtgattcagctaaagaagccatggaagttggccttgatcatcactatcaaccatatctggtgggaaagaaataaaagaaggcaggaaaataaagaaagggcagggcggtatatctttcaaagtataaggaaagaggttcagctttgctgtgacggatcaagtgaagaagttcgttcgatttcagacttgatgacctgcagggagataggtttaagtattagaaatccaacttccccttcacctcttgaggttcactggtgtaagccttccagggcgtggatgaagatcaatgtggatggaagttcgcttggtaacccaggtaatgcaggtgctggtggtgtcttacgggatgataaaggcaaggtaatcgactcttttagcatttttctgggagtcaaacaaatatatgaagctgaatttgaggcagtcttggagggtattctgctagctagacactatcaggctaggggtgtttggattgagtcagactcagcgtccgtggtctcagcagttcagagaagggagattccatggtttgccctgcagaaatggagatctgttatttcctttttggagttggtgcaatggaagatcactcactgttttcgtgaagctaatgtagtcgctgattttctggctaggaaagcatctaaatcttgtaATTCAGAATTCTCGgtggagttcccgagacatgtagttgatgagttagcttctgatgcgttggacaggcaccgttttcgatttggctaagccTTTGCTTgtttcccctgctgatggccatgccgaaggtggaggttgcaagtgggtttagtGGGATTGGCCTGtccttttgtatttctctttgttttgctctgttctcttttaatttaatgaccttttaccaaaaaaaaaactcctttcaaatttcaaattttgtattATCTCTATAATACACTATCCTTCCTTAAGTCTCAATCTAACTACGATATATTAATTCAATTTTATGTTACTATTTTTCAACATGGAAACTAACCGGAAAGGCacataaaattttgtttttgaatttattattattacaacCATAaacaaatttcttttatttttatccatttttgcaagagaaaatgaaaggacTTGCAAAAGAGGGAATtctaaatagagaaaaaaaaaaggtcttacAAAGACTagaccaaagaagaaaaataacaacGGATTGAACAGATACTGAAGGATGGAAGAGGATTTGGTGGAAAGGGTTTGTAAACGGCCCTCTTGGGCAGCATTTAATGTTATTAATGTTATTAAATTGTCTACTGATTCAATATTTGATTATCATTTGATTGTCAAatgtctctctcccttccttgcAGGAGATTCATTCACACAGCCCTTGCCCATATATACCAGATAGAAGACAATAGAGCAACTACAATAGCCcagaatttctcaatttcagatttctctGCTCTCGAATCACTAGCCCAACATTTCTCAATTACACAAAAGAGCTACTATAGTAGCACACGATTTCTCAATTTCAGCTTCCTGGGCAAGAAGTTATGTTTTCTAACTTCACTGAATCTgaatcactatttttttttttttttaaacattataGAATGGCTCTACTAATGTGAANttgcataaaaaaatagttaaaaaaagttatatataacatgtattatgcataaacagtaaattgagagtatcgcactaagaatccaaggtttgtaattgtcccataaatgtaaaatctttgttcccaaccttgatttccactttagttagagagaaaaatggttggcagcaattaaccttgatttccactttagttagagagaaaaatggttggcagcaattttggaacaaaaacacctcaaaaaattgtgtttttctaaaaaattacccattttggccattttatgaccgtatcggtgtgtatcggtcgatacataccaatacgcaccgatacatatcgatacatatcgatatataccgaaacgtacatttcacttcaattttgaaattttcatagagtatcggtacgtatcagtggtgtatcggtgcgtatcgtaggatacgtatcgatacataagggttttaaaattttcatgtatcgtatcggtatgtatcgtgccgatgcctaccgacaCGGATACGTATCAGCCGATACAgaacgatacgcaccgatacttaaaaccatgggtaaaataataaaaaaaattaattaattgaaCACATGGGTATTTTAGTCTAACCCGGATTAGCATCAATTTATATCACCCTTGACTAATCCCACCCGATTCTGTTCGATCTCAATCCggatcaaagagagagagagagagagagagagagattcctttATAGGTACTGTGGCCCTTATATATACTAGCATGGGGATTAATAAGAGCACGTGCAAAAACATCAACAAGGGTACGATAATTATATCAGAGATCATTGTATTCATGTTTGTTTAAATCATTATTCAATTTAGATATGTTGAATTAAATTTAGATGTTCCTTTTCAATATAACAAATACccgaaacaaaaagaaattggtttttcctttttctatagGTTCTTCCACAATGCATGCCaacacctttttatttttatagattaATGCAATCTCTTAATTAAGCAGCAATATTTAATGGACTATGTCTATTTTCTAGCATTTTTCTTGCACATCAAaagatattttatatttttttctttcctttttatttgattattaatcattCAATGGTTTTGGGCTGTCAAGGATCTGAAAATTGCCACACAAAGTGGTTACTTCAGTCTTCAACCATAATAATGTGCCTACTATCATGGATCCATAGTATTATTTAAAACATGTCTCATTCAGTACTCATGTAAATAAtattagggagaaagaatgctaacCGTTTATATGCGTATACGCCAATACAAAGTAGACATGGAAAGACGGTGCTGCCCCCACTCTTGCAGAGCGTTGAAGATGCTCTTGCACACCCTCTCATTGGTTTGTGTGTTGACATGTACCTACATCATTAGGTAGTATTCTCTTGCTTAAAAAATTAATACCCACCAGTAACTGATTGATTCCATTTGGTGTGATGGCTGCTCCAAAACGTTCCTATGCGAGAGCAGTTGGAAACTCTTCCTGGCCTGAGATAGCTGCGCTTCCAGAGCTTATTCAGGCTGGGAATATTACAAGAATCATGATCCCTCAGTCAGATTatgaggagaagaggaagatttTTCGCTTTGCACTTTCGGTTTAATTTCTCTGGATGCTCTTCGTCAGGAAGCAAGAGAGAAATGGAAATTAAGCCATGAAGTGATATTGCACCCCTTGGGAAAGGGCTTTGTCATTTTTCAGTTTAATACAGAAGGAGACAAGGCTGCTGTATGGAGGCATAGCCCGATGCAGATAGGAGATCAGCTGATTCAGTTTCAACACTGGAGACCTgatttcaacatccatgaaAAACAAACCCTGACAAAGCTAGTTTGGATTCGTTTTTCGGGTCTTCCcctggagtattggcatgagaacgTGCTACTCTCAATTGCTAAAGCAGCTGGACGTCCGGTAGCTCTGGATCGTCACACTCGTCAGGGTTTGATGGGATTTTATGCAAGAGTTTTAGTTGAGATTGATATTTCTGAAGTATCTTCAAGGGTCGAGGAGGTTCAGGTTGAACGCCTTGAACCTGGAACCTCTAAGGTCTTTGGTTTTCAGCAAAAAATAGTTTATGAAGACCATTTTGAACGGTGTGGTTTTTGTAAGAAAGTGGGCCACAATGTATCTTCTTGCAGGCAGAAGAAGATAGAGGATGAGAAGCAAAGTGCCATGGCAGCTGAGGCTAGGATTGCAGAGGCGTTGTATGTTGATGAAGGAGTTAACTCGGTTGGAGTCAACTGGGAGATTGAGATAAATTCTAATCTGGTAGTTTCCAATCCAGGCACTCCTTCTCTGGTTCCTCCCATAATTTTGCCTTCTTTTTTAGGTAACGTTGAGGGGGGTGaggatttgaattcaaatcctTCCATTCTACACGCATCAACCTTGGCTCCTTCCTTAGTTGGGACACCTTTGGATGGAAATGTTGAGTTGGGTAGTATTCAAATCCAGTTGGACTCTCACAATTTGGTGAGCGCTAAAGATGGTAGGCCGATTATGGGTGATACGAATTCAGAAGTTGAGATTCTCAACTTCCTTCAGGGACGGATGGGGACTCTCTTACCGGGTCGGATGGATCTTCTCCTTCTGGGTCGGATACCGACTCCAGTGAATCCAACCCAGTTTCGGAAGATGATGCTGTTCTAGGCGTAGGTGAGGAAGGGCAAGTGTTTCAGGGAAATCAGGGTCCTGTGAAGGACCTTCCAACGGCTGCTCGTGGGAGAGCCATTTTCACTCGTCCTCGGAGGCAGATGACGGGTAAGGGGGGCAGAGGCTGCCTTCGTGGTGGGGGTGTTGGTCTCAAATCAGGATTTTCAATCGCAGTGGTGGACAAAA is a genomic window of Macadamia integrifolia cultivar HAES 741 chromosome 13, SCU_Mint_v3, whole genome shotgun sequence containing:
- the LOC122059148 gene encoding transcription factor ORG2-like; this encodes MESIPSSGISNDQASIKKLNHNASERDRRKKLNSIYASLRATLPGIDQTRQLSIPATISRALKYIPELQNQVEKLKQRKQEILSCVYKKGNRNGVDNQSKGVVRKSIPSVSVSQVDEKQVMIQICASKNMRNPISDILLDLEEEGLELFNVSSTASSGEVQFYNLHLQAKENQSLNFELLSQKLLSMCESREELF